A part of Vespertiliibacter pulmonis genomic DNA contains:
- a CDS encoding ABC transporter permease, protein MPTSFFSRPTFWVCLALVAFGVLPTQALDYGLFDSSRDEIFNAMGWASFSITWAWFLPLVLFLIPQNNDRNTAIFTLLGSITLFAFVLISAIICKIALGYAVLFLIFALIGLTTNALATFKIMQGDRFIIASLLIILLLIVFFILYPTVAIFISMLFNGNEFVPSQVLDILKQPYILRVIGNSLSVAATVGILSTLFGLAFALYTTRIAKRTAVIGKIFSILPIVTPPFVVGLGVTLMLGRSGYVTAFLVEYLGFNTNWLYGFTGITIAHTLALTPMSFMILEGALKSIHPSVEEAAYTLRANRYQTFAHIIFPLLKPALANSFLVVVIQSLADFSTPLVLGGNFDVIATQIYFYIAGSQLDYVSASTLGTLLLLFSLVIFVVQYLWIGNRSYVTVSGKSYRGDVQDLPSGLKIIIICSLGFWVLFNVVLYGSIFYGSFTVNWGVDYTLTLKNYSDLFGQGFNDGAWPSLIQTVIFAATAAPITAIFGLLIAYITVRRDFKGKKTLEFMTLLCFAVPGTVAGVSYIIAFNNTPIYLTGTGIIIILSMVMRNMPVGMRAAIAGLGQLDKSLDEASLSLKASSFKTIFFIVLPLLKPALLSALITSFVRAMTTVSAIIFLVTADTRVATSYILNRVEDGEYGIAIAYGSILIIVMMSIILLFDWLVGETRIAKSKAKQVTT, encoded by the coding sequence ATGCCAACATCTTTTTTCTCTCGCCCTACTTTTTGGGTCTGTTTAGCTTTAGTTGCATTTGGCGTATTGCCTACTCAAGCTTTAGACTATGGTTTATTCGACTCTAGCCGTGATGAAATCTTCAATGCTATGGGGTGGGCAAGTTTTAGTATTACTTGGGCATGGTTTCTCCCTCTTGTACTTTTTCTTATTCCACAAAACAATGATCGTAATACTGCAATTTTCACTTTGCTCGGCAGTATTACGCTTTTTGCTTTTGTCCTTATTTCTGCCATTATCTGTAAAATTGCCTTAGGTTATGCTGTTCTTTTTTTAATCTTTGCGTTAATAGGGCTAACAACAAATGCGTTAGCTACATTTAAAATAATGCAAGGCGATCGATTTATCATTGCATCATTGCTAATTATTCTTTTACTTATTGTCTTTTTTATTCTCTATCCAACTGTAGCAATTTTTATTTCAATGCTATTTAACGGTAATGAATTTGTACCAAGCCAAGTATTAGATATTCTAAAACAGCCTTATATCTTACGGGTTATTGGAAACTCATTAAGTGTCGCTGCAACAGTTGGGATACTCTCTACTCTATTTGGGTTAGCCTTTGCGTTATATACCACTCGGATTGCAAAACGTACCGCCGTTATTGGTAAAATTTTCTCCATTTTACCGATTGTTACCCCCCCATTTGTTGTCGGACTAGGCGTAACCCTAATGCTCGGGCGTTCAGGCTATGTAACCGCATTTTTAGTAGAATATTTAGGTTTTAATACGAACTGGCTGTATGGGTTTACGGGTATCACTATCGCCCATACATTAGCTTTAACACCAATGTCATTTATGATTTTAGAGGGTGCATTAAAATCAATTCACCCATCGGTAGAAGAGGCTGCCTATACCTTACGTGCTAACCGCTATCAAACATTCGCCCATATTATTTTCCCGCTATTAAAACCAGCCTTAGCCAACTCATTTTTAGTGGTTGTCATTCAATCTCTCGCTGATTTTAGTACGCCATTGGTATTAGGCGGGAATTTTGATGTGATTGCCACCCAAATCTATTTTTACATTGCAGGCTCACAGCTAGACTATGTCTCTGCAAGCACACTTGGAACGCTATTACTACTCTTCTCATTAGTTATTTTTGTGGTGCAATATCTCTGGATAGGCAACCGCTCTTACGTTACCGTATCAGGCAAATCTTATCGGGGAGATGTACAAGATCTTCCAAGCGGTCTGAAGATCATTATTATTTGCAGTTTAGGATTTTGGGTGCTATTCAATGTAGTGCTATACGGCAGTATTTTCTATGGAAGTTTCACCGTAAACTGGGGGGTCGATTACACCCTTACCTTGAAAAATTACAGTGATCTCTTCGGGCAAGGATTTAATGATGGAGCTTGGCCATCGTTAATTCAAACAGTCATTTTTGCAGCAACTGCTGCCCCAATCACGGCTATTTTTGGCTTACTTATTGCCTACATCACAGTACGCCGTGATTTCAAAGGTAAGAAAACCCTTGAATTTATGACCTTACTCTGCTTTGCTGTACCAGGTACTGTCGCAGGTGTTTCCTATATTATTGCATTTAACAATACACCGATTTATCTCACAGGCACAGGGATTATTATTATTTTATCTATGGTAATGAGAAATATGCCCGTAGGTATGCGTGCAGCAATCGCAGGGCTTGGGCAACTAGATAAATCATTAGACGAAGCCTCTCTCTCGCTTAAAGCTAGCTCATTTAAAACCATTTTCTTTATTGTGTTACCTTTACTTAAACCTGCATTACTTTCTGCCCTAATTACCAGTTTTGTACGGGCAATGACCACTGTAAGTGCCATTATTTTCTTAGTTACAGCAGATACACGGGTAGCAACATCTTATATATTAAATCGAGTTGAAGATGGCGAATATGGCATTGCAATTGCTTACGGATCAATTCTAATTATCGTAATGATGAGCATTATTTTATTATTTGATTGGCTTGTCGGCGAAACTCGTATCGCAAAATCAAAAGCCAAACAAGTGACAACGTAA
- a CDS encoding ABC transporter substrate-binding protein, whose protein sequence is MPFKKLSLALSSLLLSTLLVSQANAAGRLVVYCSASHLFCEQEIQTFGEKYDVKVSFIRNGSGSTFAKVEAEKDHPQADVWYGGTLDPQSQAGEMGLLQPYQSPNLIKIIEKFRDPAKLKGNYTSAVYMGILGFGVNLDRLKQLGIEKVPTTWADLLDPRLAGEIQIADPQSSGTAYTTIATFVQLWGEDKAFEYFKKLHKNISQYTKSGITPARNTARGETAIGIGFLHDYSIEKKNGANIEIVAPTDGTGYELGGISILKGARNLDNAKLFVDWALSKEAQELAWKKGDAFQVLTNMDAEQSPYSLNPAKLNLINYNFDKYGSSEERKYLIDKWLTEVKLAH, encoded by the coding sequence ATGCCATTTAAAAAATTATCTCTCGCACTTTCATCGCTCCTGCTCAGCACTTTACTTGTCAGCCAAGCAAATGCGGCTGGACGTTTAGTCGTCTATTGTAGTGCCTCCCACCTTTTTTGTGAGCAAGAAATCCAAACGTTTGGGGAAAAATATGATGTAAAAGTCTCTTTTATTCGTAATGGGTCAGGCAGTACTTTTGCGAAAGTAGAGGCTGAAAAAGACCACCCCCAAGCCGATGTTTGGTACGGCGGAACACTCGATCCGCAATCTCAAGCAGGCGAAATGGGCTTACTTCAGCCTTATCAATCGCCCAATTTAATAAAAATTATAGAAAAATTTAGAGATCCTGCAAAATTAAAAGGAAACTATACATCTGCCGTCTATATGGGGATTTTAGGTTTTGGGGTGAATTTAGATCGTCTAAAACAACTTGGCATTGAAAAAGTACCTACAACTTGGGCAGATTTGCTTGATCCTCGCTTAGCTGGAGAAATTCAAATTGCCGATCCACAAAGTTCTGGCACGGCATATACAACGATTGCAACCTTTGTTCAACTTTGGGGTGAAGATAAAGCCTTTGAATATTTTAAGAAGTTGCACAAAAACATTTCTCAATATACAAAATCTGGAATAACACCTGCTCGTAATACTGCTCGTGGAGAAACCGCTATTGGTATTGGCTTCTTACACGATTACTCGATTGAGAAGAAAAATGGGGCTAATATTGAAATTGTTGCTCCAACAGACGGCACAGGCTATGAACTAGGTGGTATTAGTATCCTTAAAGGTGCAAGAAATTTAGACAATGCAAAATTATTTGTTGATTGGGCTTTATCTAAAGAAGCTCAAGAGCTTGCTTGGAAAAAAGGTGATGCATTCCAAGTGCTTACTAATATGGACGCAGAGCAATCACCTTATTCGCTCAATCCAGCTAAACTTAATTTGATAAACTATAATTTTGATAAATACGGCTCAAGTGAGGAACGTAAATACTTAATTGACAAATGGCTAACAGAAGTTAAATTAGCTCACTAA